Part of the Streptomyces sp. WMMC500 genome is shown below.
GCGGCGGCCAGCTCGGCGACGGCGAGGGCTTCGGTCAGGCCGGTGCGGCCGGCGTCGGGCTGGGCCAGGGCGAGGGCGCGGCGGCCCAGCCAGTGCGCGAACTCGTAGCGGTTGCGCAGGGCTTCGCCCACGGCTATCGGGAGGTCGAGGCGGCGCTGCAGGTCGCGGTGGCCCTCCACGTCCTCGGGGGCCAGGGGGGCCTCCAGGAACAGCACCCGGCCGCGCCGCTGCAGCTCGCGGCCGAGCCGCGCGGCCTCGGCGGGGGTGTACGCCCAGTGCGCGTCGACGGAGACGCGCAGCCGCTCGTCGGCGGCGAGCACGGCGTCGACGGTGGCGAGGTCGGCCTCGACGCCGCGGCCGAGGTGCAGCTTGATCCGGTACGCGCCGCGTGCGGCCCACTCGGCGGCCAGCCCGGCGCGCTCGGCGTCGGTGCCGCGGGGCAGCCCGGAGACGTACGCGGGCAGCACGGCGCGGAACGCGCCGCCCAGCAGCTCGGCGACGGGCAGGCCGGCGCGGCGGCCGGCGAGGTCCCACAGGGCGATGTCGACGGCGGCGAGCGCGTCTGCCTGATGGCCCGTCAGGTGCCCGCGTTCGCGCATGAGGTCGCGCAGCCGGTGCCAGGCGGGGCGTACGGCGCCGGCGGGCGCGCCGAGCAGTGCGGGGCGCAGCAGGGTGGCGACGGCCTGCCCTGCCACCTCGGGGCCGACCGGCGCCAGCGCCTCCCCCCAGCCTTCGGCGCCGTCGTCGGCGACGACGCGGACGAGGAGGGTCTCGAAGCGGGCGGAGTACAGGCTGCGCCAGGGTGCGCGCACCACGTACCCGCGGTCCTCGGTGAGGTCGCTGCCGTCGTCGAGCCGCCCCAGGTACGCCTCGCCGTGCGGCAACTTGAGCGCGTAGACGCGGACATCGGCGATGCGGGCCATGCTCACCATCCCTGCTTCGGCAACGGGCTCGGGTGATGGCAGATTCCCACATCATGCAAGCGATATGCAAGAAGTGCATTGACCTTTACGGGCAGGAGGAACCCGGTGGGCGGCAACACCCCTGAGCCGCCCACCGGGTGTTCGTGGACCCGCGCCGGGCGTCAGGCGGCCCGCACCAGCCGCATGTACTTCGTCCAGTTCCAGTTGGCGCCTGGGTCGGTGTGGGTGGCGCCGGGGACCTCGTTGTGGCCGATGACGTGGTCGCGGGTGCGCGGGATGCCGTAGCGGTCGCAGATCGCGGCGGTCAGTTGCGCGGACCGCCGGTACATCACGTCGGTGAACCAGGCCGGCTTGTCCACCCAGCCCTCGTGCTCGATGCCGATGCTGCGGGTGTTGTAGTTCCAGTTGCCGGCGTGCCAGGCGATGTCCTTCTCCCGGACGAGCTGGGCGATGTAGCCGTCGGCCGAGGCGATGAGGTAGTGCGAGGAGACGTCGCGGCCGGGGTTCTGGAAGATGTCGACGGCGTCCTGGAAGTACTCCTGGGTGACGTGGACGACCACGAAGTCGAGCGGGTACGCGGAAGGGCGGCTGGAGACCGTGTAGTTGGACCGGTCCGCCGGTATCCAGTGCGTCGGGGGGTATTGCGAAGAAACGGCCTGCGCGGGGGTGGCGGCGAGCCCGCCGAGGCCGGTCGCCGCGGCGGTGGCGGCGGCACCCTGGATCAGCCGTCTGCGGGGGAGGTTCGCGAAGTCCATGGGGCTCCTGACAGCGGAGGGACATTTGCGCGTACATGACAGTCCGAAATCCATCATGAGGACACGTCGGGCCCGTGCCAAGACATGGCAGGTCATGCCAATGGGCGCACCAAAGGCGGTGGTTGGGGGCGGGGCGAGGGGCGCGCCGGGAGGGTCAGCCGGCGGCGACGGTGCCGGGCGTCTCCATGACGGCGTCGACCTCGCTCAGCGCCGCCCCGAGCAGCGGCCCGTCGGCGCCGAGCGCCGAGACGGTCAGCCGTACGGTACGGGCCGGGTCGGCGACCCGGCGGCCGAGTTCGCGTTCGACCGCGGGCACCACCCAGGGCGCGAGGCCGGCGAGCGCGCCGCCCAGCACGACGGTCTCCGGATCGAGGATGTTCACGGCGCCGGCGATCGCGATGCCCAGCGCGCCGCCCGCCTCGCGCAGCGCCGCCCGCACCCGGGCGTCGCCGGCGGTGGCGCGGGCGGCGAGCACGGCGATCCGCCCGCCGGGGCCGGGGTGTGCGGCGCGGGCCCGCTCCGGGTCGATGCCGGAGGCCCGCAGCACGGCCTCCTCGCCCGCGTACTGCTCCAGGCAGCCGCGCCCGCCGCAGGCGCACGGCTGCCCCTGGGGGCGTACGGGCACGTGGCCCAGCTCCCCGGCGAACCCGTGTGCTCCGCGCAGCAGTTCGCCGTCCATGACGACCGCGGCGCCGATGCCGATCTCGGCGGAGACGTGCAGGAAGTTCCGCCCGGGCCCGGGGGAGCGGCCGCCTTCCGCCGGTATCGCCGCGGGTGGCCGATCCGCCGCGGCTGACTCCCCGTCGCCGACGGTGCCGGACGGCTCCGCGGTGCCCTGCTCCAGCCGCTGTTCGGCGAGCGCGCCCAGGTTCGCCTCGTTGCCCACGCGGGCCGGCGGGACGACCGGGAGCAGCGGGGCGAGGTCGACGCCCTGCCAGCCGAGGTTCGGGGCGCGCACGACCGTCGACTCGTCGCGCGCGATCAGCCCCGGCACCGCCACCGTCAGCCCGGTCGGCGTCAGGCCCTCGCCCCGTACCTCCGTCACGACCTGCTCGATCAGCCCGGCGAGCCGCTCCAGCACCGGCCCCGGCGGGTGGTCGCGGTTCGCGGCGTCCGCGGCGACCCGGGCCCGTACACGCCCGCTCAGGTCCACCGCGCAGACCGCGAGGTGGTCCACGCCGATCTCGGCGCCGAGCCCGCAGGGCCCCCGGTCGTTGAGCGCCAGCGCGCTGCCGGGCCGGCCCACCGTGCCCGGGCGGCCCGGGCCCAGCTCCACCAGCAGCCCGGCGCGCAGCAGCTCGTCGACGACGGCCGCGACCCCCGCCCGCGTCATCCCGATCCGCGCCGCCACGGCCGCGCGCGACAGCGGGCCCCCGGCGGCCACGGCGCGCAGGGCCAGGGAGAGGTTCCGCTGCCGCAGCGCCTGCTGCGTGCGGGGAGAGGGCGCCGACACGGGCGGCTCCTTCCTGGCGGGGGCCGTGAACGGCGGTGATGACCGTCACGCGGGGCTCGGGCAGGACGACCCTACGGCCTGGCGGCGCGGTTCCGGAGCATGGGAGACAGGCTCGAAACCGTTAGTTGCGCGGACTGCGCAGAAAATCTTGGAAGACTGCTTGTTTCGCGCAGGTTGCGCGTGCATGATGTGCCTGTCCGAACGGACGTCCCCAGCAAAGTCGGAGGAGATCGGCGTGGATCTTCAGCTCTTGGCGGCGCTCGTGCTCGGTATCGCCACGATCATCGTCATCGTGCTGCGCACCAGGCTCGACGCCTTCGTCGCACTGCTCGTCGCCTCACTGGTGACCGGCTTCGTCGCGGGTGCGCCCGCGACGGACATCCTCGATTCGATCACCGCCGGCTTCGGCACGACGCTCGGATCCATCGGCATCGTGATCGGCCTGGGCGTGGGCCTGGGCAAGATCCTCGAGGTCTCGGGCGCCGCGGACGCGCTGGCCAGGGCGTTCGTCCGGGCGTTCGGCAAGGGCCGGGAGCCGTGGGCGATGGGCACGACCGGCGCGGTCGTCTCGATCCCCGTCTTCTGCGACTCCGGCTACGTGATCATGAACCCGCTCGCCCGCTCCATAGCCCGCGTGAAGCGCGCCGGGTACGTGACGCTCGCGCTCGCGCTGGGCTGCGGCATGACGCTCACGCACCACCTGGTGCCGCCGACGCCCGGCCCGCTGGGCGTGGCCGGCATCCTCGACGCGGAGCTGGGCGCGCTGGTGCTCGCGGGCCTGGCCTTCTCCGTCGTGCTCCTGCCCGTCGTGATCGGGTACGCGCGCTGGATCGGGCCGAAGCTGGAGAGCGAGGTCTCCGACGAGGTCCGCGAGGCCGTCTACGGCAAGGCCGCGGTCACCGCCGGCGTGGGCGCGGGCCCGGGCTCCGCGGGGGCACCCGCCGACCCGTCCACGGGCGGTGACGGCGCCGAAGACCCGGAGCCGGAGCCGGAGCGCGACCCGGCCGCCGCCCTCGGCACCCCGCCGCCCGGCGCCAAGCCGCACCGGATGAGCCCCGGCCTGGCCGTGCTGCCGCTGCTGGTGCCGCTGCTGCTCATCGTCGCCAACACCGTGGCGTCCGCCATCGACCAGAGCAACCAGGGCGCGGTCGGCTCCGACGACTACGAGCCCTCGGCCCTGCCGAAGGCCCTGGCCTTCATCGGCAGCCCCGTCGTGGCCCTCCTGATCGGCATCGTGCTCGCCGTCTACGTGCTGCTGCCCCGCTGGACGACCCGTACCCAGGTCAGCGGCTGGCTCTCCGAGGCCGCCGCCTCGGCGGGGCTCATCATCCTCATCACCGGCGCGGGCGGAGCGCTCGGCCAGGTCCTGCGCGACACCGGCGTGGGCGACGAACTGGCCGAGGCCATCTCGTCCTGGAACCTGCCGGGTGTGCTGGTCCCGTTCCTCATAGCCTCGCTGGTGCGGGTGGCGCAGGGCTCCGGCACGGTGGCGATGATCACCGCCGCGTCCGTCACCGCACCGCTCGTCGACGGTCTCGGGATCTCCGCGCTCCTGGCCGCACTGGCCTGCTGCGCCGGCTCGATGGTCTTCAGCTACTTCAACGACTCCTACTTCTGGGTCGTCACCCGCTTCACCGGTCTCGACGGGATCGCGGCCATCCGCGGCTGGTCCGGCATCACCACGGCCGTGTGGCTCGGCTCGCTGCCGCTGCTGCTGATCGCGAGCACGTTCATATGAGCGGGTCGGCGGGCGCGCGTCCGGGCGGCAGGCGAGCGGCCGTGCTGGTGGCCGCGGACGACCTGACGGGTGCGAACGCCACGGCGGCGGGCTTCGCCCGGGCCGGGCTGCGCGCCGTCACCGTCGGCGCCGACCAGGGTCCGGACGTCCTCGCCGGGCTCGCGGAGCGGTTCGACGCCGTGGTGGTCAGCACCGACAGCCGCCACTGCCCGCCCGCCGAGGCGGCGCGCCGGGTGGCCGGTGCCGTACGCGCCGGCTGGCCGGCCGAACTGGTCGGCAACCGCGTCGACTCCACCCTCCGCGGCAACGTCGGAGCCTCCACCGCGGCCCTGCTGGAGGCTGTGCGCGCGGCCTCCGGCCGGCGGGCCGTGGCCCTGTGCGCGCCGGCCCACCCCGAGGCGGGCAGGCACACCGTGCAGGGCACCCAACTGCTCGACGGCGTAAGGCTGGAGGAGACCGAGCTGGCCCGCGACCCGCGCTCCCCGGTGCCCACCTCGGACGTCGCGGAGCTGCTGCGCCGCCAGGCGGACCTGCGGATCGCCCGCGTGCCGCTGTCGGTGGTGACCGCCGAGACCGGGACGCTCCAGGCCCGTCTGGACAAGGCGGTCGCCGAAGGCGCAGAGGTGATCGTCGCCGACGCGCTGACCGTGGAGCACCTGGAGCGCACGGCCGCGGCGGCCGTCGCCGCCGGCGGCGACGAGATCGTGTGGACCGGCGTCGACTCCGGGCCCGGCTCGGTGGCGCTGGCCCGCGCGCTCGGCATCACCGGCCGCGCCGCCGGCGCTCCGGTGCTGGCGGTCTCCGGCTCCGCCACGGCGCTGACCCGCACCCAGCTCGCCCGGCTGCGGGCCGCCGGGCCGGTGCGCGTCGTACGCCCCGTCACCGCGCCCGGCTCCCCCGTCCCCGAGCCCGCCGCCACCGCCGGGGCGCTGGCGGCGGAGCTGGCCGCCGCGGGCCCCGGCGAGGTCGTGCTGCTCGCGACGGTGCTCGACGAGGCCGACGTCGTCGCGCTCGACCCGGCGGACGCGGCGCGGCTGCCGGCGGAGCTGGCCCGCACGGTCCGTACCGCCCTCGAACGACAGCCCATCGACGGCCTCTTCGCCACCGGCGGGGACGTCTCCGCGGCCCTGTTCGCCGCGTTGGGCGCGGCCGGGCTCGACGTCGAGGAGGAACTGGAGCCGCTGGCGGTCGCCGGCAGCTTCGTCGGCGGCGACTGGGCCGGGCTGCCGGTCGTCACCAAGGGCGGCCTGATCGGGGACGCGGACACCACCGTCGCCTGCGTCGCCCACCTGCGCCGGGCGGCGGCCGCCGCCCGGCGGCACGTTCCGGCCGCCGGTAGACGTTGAACGGCTGAACACGTGAACCGAACCGCTGAACCGTGAACCCGTGAACACCCACCGGCCCAGGGAGTTCGGGCCGACCGCACCGCACCGGACGGCGAGCGCACCGCGCCGCCGCACCACGAGGAGGAACCACCGATGACCCGTCCCGTCCTCGCCGTGACCCTCGGCGACCCCGTCGGGATCGGCCCGGAGATCACGGCGCGCACCCTCGCCGAGGTCGCCGGGCAGACCGGGCACCACGGCATCGCCGTCGGCGACGCCGAGGCGCTGCGCCGCGGCGCCCGCGCCGCCGGCCTGGACGCCGAGGTGCGCGCGGTGAGCGGCTTCGACGCCGAGCCCGCGGGCCCCGGCGTCATCGACGTCTTCGACACCGGCGAACTCGGCGCCGACGTACCGGAGTGGGGCAGGGTCGACGCGCGCGCGGGCCGCGCCGCCGTCACCGCCATCGAGGTCGCCACCCGCGCCGCGCTCGACGGCCAGGTCTCCGGGATCGTCACCGGTCCCATCAACAAGGAGGCCATCTGGAAGGCCGGCTCGAAGCACCTCGGCCACACCGAGATGCTCGGCGAGCTGACCGGGGTGACCCGCCAGGACACCATGTTCGTCGTGCGCAACACCGCGGCCGAAGGCCATCACCTGCGCATCTTCTTCACCACCCGGCACGTCGCGCTGCGCACCGCGCTCGACCAGATCACCGCGGAGCGCGTCGGCAAGTCGATCCGCGAGGCCGTCACCGCGCTCAAGGTCTTCGGCACCGAGTCGCCCCGCCTGGCCGTCGCCGCGATCAACCCGCACGGCGGCGAGAACGGCGCGTTCGGCGACGAGGAGATCGTGCACCTCGCCCCCGCCGTCGAGGCGGCCCGCGCCGAGGGCCTGGACGTCAGCGGCCCCGTCCCCGCCGACTCGGTCTTCCACCAGGGCCTGGTCGGCCGCTACGACGGGGTCCTGTCCCACTTCCACGACCAGGGCCACATCCCCGCCAAGACCTACGACTTCGACGGCACCATCTCCGTCACCGTCGGGCTGCCGATCCTGCGCACGTCCGTCGACCACGGGACGGCCTTCGACATCGCGGGCACCGGCCGCGCCGATCACGGCACAATGCTCTCGGCGTATCTCGCGGGCGTGGACTACAGCCCGTTCGCGGAGCGGATCCGCCGGACGTACGGCTGACCCACCCCGCCCGCCGCGGGACCCGCCGCGGCGGGTCCCGCGGCGGGCGGACACGACAGACGGAGGCACGTGTGGCCCACCCGACGGCGCGACGCGGCACGCGCGAGCGGCACGAAGCGATGCTGCGGCTGCTCCGCGAAGGCACCACGCAGGTGGAGGAGCTGGCCGCGGCCCTCGCCGTGTCGCCGTCGACCGTACGGCGCGACCTGGGCCGGCTCACCGAGGGCGGCCGGGTGACGCGCACCTACGGCGGCGCCGTGGTGCCCGAGGCGTTCCCCGAGCGGCCGGTGGGCGAGAGCGCGCTGGTACGGCTGCACGCGAAGGCCGCGATCGCGGAGGCGGCGCTCGCGCTGGTGCCGGCCGGCGGCGCGGTGTTCGTCGACGCGGGCACCACGTGCGCGGCGCTCGCCCGCCAGTTGCTCGACGCCGACGCGCACGCCGGCGGCAGCGTCGTCGTCACCCGCGGCCTGGAGACCGCGCAACTGCTCGCCGGGGCCCGGGACATCGACGTGGTGATGCTCGGCGGGAGCGTACGCCCGCTCAGCCACGGCCTGGTCGGCCCGCTCACCGACCTCGCGCTGGACCGGCTGTCGTTCTCGGTGGCGTTCCTCGGCGCGGACGCCGTCGACCCCGAACGCGGGGTCGGCGAGCCGACGCTGGAGGAGACGGCGGTCAAGGAGCGCGTCGCCGCCCGGGCGCACCGCGTCGTGGTCCTCGCCGACGCGACGAAGCTGGCCGTCGACGACGCCCCCGCCTGGACCCGGCTGCACCGGGGCTGGACGCTGGTGACCGACGCCGAGGCGCCCGCGAACCTGGAGGAGCGCTGCGCGGCGGCGGGCGTGACGCTCGTGCGCGCGGGCTGATCCTGCGCGGACCGATCCGTTCTGATCCGGACTGAATGCCGCCCCGGTCCGTATGCCCCTCAGCCCGCCCGGCGCAGCAGCGCGCCCGCGTCCGCGAGGACCGCGCCGATCCGCTCCAGTGTCGCGTCGTCCCGCTCCACCGGCTCGTAGGTGCGCCCCTCCGCCGTGGACCAGCGCCGGGCCACCGCCGCCGGGTCCTCGTCCAGAAGCAGTCCCGTCGCCTGCGCCGCCGCGCCGAGCGCCACCAGCTCCTGCGCCCGCGGCACCTGCACCGCACGGCCGGACAGCCGCCGCACCGTCTCGCGCCACGCCGCGCCCTGCGCTCCGCCGCCGATGAGCAGCAGCGGCGCGTCGGGGTCGGCGTCCGGGCCGGAGACCTCCGCCAGCGCCGTCAGCAGCGCGTGCACCGCGCCGTCGTACGCGGCCTGGAGCACCTGCCCCGGCGTGGTGTCGTGGCGCAGCCCGTGGACGAGACCGGAGGCGTGCGGCAGGTCGGGGGTGCGCTCGCCGTCGAGGAAGGGCAGCACGACGGCGGAGCCGCCGGGCCGCACCTCCTCGCGGTAGCGACCAAGCAGGGCGGCGATCCGGTCCACGGCCTGCGTGCAGTTGAGGGTGCAGGCCAGCGGCAGCCAGTCGCCGCGCGCGTCGGCGAAGCCGGCGACGGTGCCGGTGGGGTCGGCGGGGCGGTGCCCGGAGACGGCGTAGACGGTGCCGGAGGTGCCGAGGCTGAGCACCGGCTGCCCGGGGGCGAGCCCCAGCCCCAGGGCGGCGGCCATGTTGTCGCCGGTGCCGGGGGCGACCAGCGCCCCGCGGGGGACGGGCAGGTCGTCGACGCGGACGGTCCCGGCCGCCTCGCCCGGCCGCAGCACACGCGGCAGCCGGGCGGGGGAGAGGCCGACGTGCTCCAGCGTCGCGGTGTCGTACGTCTCCGTGGCGGCGTCCCACCAGCCGGTGCCCGAGGCGTCGCCGCGGTCGGTGACGGCCTCGCCGGTGAGCCGCTCCGTGAGGTAGTCGTGCGGCAGCCGCACGGCCGCGGTGGCGGCGGCGGAGTCCGGCTCCTCCTCGGTGAGCCAGGCCCACTTGGTGACGGTGAAGGAGGCGACCGGCACGCTGCCGGTGCGCTCCGCCCAGCCCTTCGGCCCGCCCAGCTCCGTGACCAGCCGGTCGCGCTGGGCCGCCGAGCGCACGTCGTTCCAGAGCAGCGCGGGACGCACCGGACGCCCGTCGGCGTCCAGCGTCACCAGCCCGTGCTGCTGCGCGCCGACGGCGATCGCGCCCGCCTCCCGCGCCGGCTCGCCGCAGGCGGCCAGCGCCGTGCCGAGCGCCTCCCACCACTGCTCCGGATCGCTCTCCCGCCGGCCGCCGGCGCTGACGGCGTGCGCGGCCTGGCCGTGCGCCACCACCTGCCCGGTTTCACTGTCGACGACCAGCGCCTTGGTGGACTGCGTCGAGCTGTCGACGCCGATGACGAGGGGCCCCATGCTGTGTCCTCCGCGACTCGTGGGCCGGCTCTTCCCTCCGACCCGGTCGGCATCCTATTTTGTAAAGCGGCCTTACGAAATAGATCCGCCGAAGGAGCCGTCATGTCGTATACCCCGACCCCCGAGGACAAGTTCAGCTTCGGCCTGTGGACCGTCGGCTGGCAGGGCCGCGACCCCTTCGGCGACGCGACCCGCGCGCCGCTCGACCCGGTCGAGAGCGTCCGCCGACTGGCCGAGCTGGGCGCGTACGGCGTCACGTTCCACGACGACGACCTCATCCCCTTCGGCGCCTCCGAGACCGAGCGCGAGTCGCACGTCAAGCGCTTCCGGCAGGCGCTCGACGCCACCGGAATGGCCGTCCCCGCGGCCACCACGAACCTCTTCACCCACCCCGTCTTCAAGGACGGCGCCTTCACCGCCAACGACCGCGACGTCCGCCGCTACGCGCTGCGCAAGACGATCCGCAACATCGACCTGGCGGTGGAGCTGGGAGCGAAGACCTACGTCGCCTGGGGCGGCCGCGAGGGCGCCGAGTCCGGCGCCGCGAAGGACGTGCGCGTCGCGCTCGACCGGATGAAGGAGGCGTTCGACCTCCTCGGCGAGTACGTCACCGGCCAGGGGTACGACCTGCGCTTCGCCATCGAGCCCAAGCCCAACGAGCCGCGCGGCGACATCCTGCTGCCCACGGTCGGCCACGTGCTGGCCTTCATCGAGCGGCTGGAGCGCCCGGAGCTCTACGGCGTCAACCCCGAGGTCGGGCACGAGCAGATGGCCGGGCTCAACTTCCCGCACGGCATCGCCCAGGCGCTGTGGGCGGGCAAGCTGTTCCACATCGACCTCAACGGCCAGAACGGCATCAAGTACGACCAGGACCTGCGCTTCGGCGCAGGCGACGTACGGGCCGCGTTCTGGCTGGTGGACCTGCTGGAGACGGCCGGCTACGCGGGACCGCGCACCTTCGACTTCAAGCCGCCGCGCACCGAGGACACCGACGGCGTGTGGGCCTCGGCTGCGGGCTGCATGCGCAACTACCTCATCCTCAAGGAGCGCGCCGCCGCCTTCCGCGCCGACCCCGCCGTGCAGGAGGCGCTGCGCGCCTCGCGCCTGGACCAGTTGGCGCAGCCCACCGCCGACGACTCCGGCCTCGCCGGGCTGCTCGCCGACCGCGGCGCGTACGAGGACTTCGACCCGGAGGCCGCGGCGCGGCGCGGCATGGCCTTCGAGCACCTCGACCAACTGGCGATGGACCACCTGCTGGGCGTCTGAGCCCCGCGGGGCCGCGGCCCCGCGGCACCGGCCGCGTACGGGGCCGGCACCCCGTACGCGGCCCCCCGGCGCTCTGACCGGCGGCGGAGTGTCGCAAACCTGTCACGACCCCGGCGGAGGCATCCCGTCCGCCGCCGCCGCGGGCAAAGCTGGGGCCATGAGCTACCCGCCGCCCGCAGACGCCCCGCCGCCGGACCACACACCTCCGGCCGGCAGCACGCAGCAATGGCCCGCACCTCCCCCGCCGCCGCCCCCCGGCGGGGATCGGCACCGGAACAAGCTGGTGCTGGCGGTGGCCGCGGCGGTCGTGGTGCTCGCGGGCGGCGTCGGCGTGACGTACGCCGTGCTCAGCGGCGGCGACGACGACGAACCGACGTGCGCCTGCACGCCGCCGCCGAGCGAGAGCCCGTCCGCCGGTCCCGACGACCCCAAGCTCCCCGAGGACATCCCGACCGAACTGCTGCCCAGCGGAATGGACCCGGAGGACATCCCGACGGAACTGCTGCCCAGCGGGCTCGACCCGGAGGACATTCCGACCGAGCTGCTGCCCAGCGGGATGGATCCGGAGGACATCCCGACCGAGCTGCTGCCGGAGGGCGTCTCCTAGGCCGCCGGGGTCCGCCCCCGGTCCGCCGGTCGCCGCGGTGCGTCGCCGCCGTAGGATCGATCACCATGACGACCCGGGCGGAGACCGTACGGCGGGCCGAGCGGCACGAGTTGACGTATCGCGGGCGCCGCCGGCGCTTCCTCTTGCTCCGCCCCGGGCCCGGCACCCGCGCCGGCGCCGACGACGCCGCCGGGCCCGCACCGCTCGTCGTCGACCTGCACCCCAGCGGCCTCGGCCCCTCCGCCCAACTGCGCGGCAGCGGCCTCGGGGAGCTGGCCGCGCACGGCTACGCCGTGGCGGCGCCGCAGGGAGCGCTGCCGTACCGGGGCGGCTGGGCATGGGCGCTGCCCGGGGTGCCGCTGGCGGGGGAGGAGCGGATACGCGACGAGGCCGCCGACGTCGACGACGTCGGCTTCCTCGGCGCGCTGCTCGACACCCTCGACGGCCTGCTCCCGGTCGACCCCGCCCGCCGCCACCTGGCCGGTTTCTCCGGCGGCGCCCGGCTGGCGAGCCACGCCGCCGTCGCCTTCGGCGGCCGGCTCGCGTCGGTCGCCTGCGTCGGCGGCGTCCGCCGGCCGGGCGGTCCCGACGACCCCGCCCCGCCGCTGCTCGCCGTCCACGGCCTGCGCGACGACACCAACCCGTACCGCGGCGCCGCCGGCCCCCGCTGGGACGAGCCCGTGCCCGACGCCGTCGCCCGCTGGGCCACCGCCGCGGGCTGCGCGGCGGAGCCCGTACGGACCGAACCCGCGCCGGGCGTCACGGAGTTCCGCCACCGCGACACCGCGGGGCGCGAGCCCGTCCGCCTCGTCGCCGTCACCTCCCTGGGCCACGCCTGGCCGGGCACCCCCGACCCGCTGCTGGGCGGGCACGGCAGCGGCGGGGACAGCGACGCGTACGACGCCTCGGCGGCCGTACGCCGCTTCTTCGGCGAGTTCGGCGGGACACCGGCCGCGCCCCGAGCCTGACCCCGAGCCGAGCGGCACGGGCGGGGGCAGCCCGCCCTACAGCTCCCCGACCTCCGCCGCCGCCGGGTCGAGCACCCGCGCCAGGAACGTCCGGGTCCGCGCGTGCTGCGGGTTGCCGATCACCTGATCCGGCACCCCCTGCTCCACGATGGCGCCCTCGTCCATGAACACCACCCGGTCCGCCACCTCCCGCGCGAAGCTCATCTCGTGCGTGACCACCAGCATCGTCATGCCGTCGTCCGCGAGGTGCCGCATCACCGCCAGCACGTCGCCGACCAGCTCGGGGTCGAGCGCCGAGGTCGGCTCGTCGAAGAGCATCAGCT
Proteins encoded:
- a CDS encoding mandelate racemase/muconate lactonizing enzyme family protein translates to MARIADVRVYALKLPHGEAYLGRLDDGSDLTEDRGYVVRAPWRSLYSARFETLLVRVVADDGAEGWGEALAPVGPEVAGQAVATLLRPALLGAPAGAVRPAWHRLRDLMRERGHLTGHQADALAAVDIALWDLAGRRAGLPVAELLGGAFRAVLPAYVSGLPRGTDAERAGLAAEWAARGAYRIKLHLGRGVEADLATVDAVLAADERLRVSVDAHWAYTPAEAARLGRELQRRGRVLFLEAPLAPEDVEGHRDLQRRLDLPIAVGEALRNRYEFAHWLGRRALALAQPDAGRTGLTEALAVAELAAAHHVPVAPHHSTGLGVATAAGLHLAAAVADMPYFEYQPTTWQVAGRILRTPLAGGPDTGIPLPAGPGLGVEVDAGFVVRHAQEITG
- a CDS encoding peptidoglycan recognition family protein — encoded protein: MDFANLPRRRLIQGAAATAAATGLGGLAATPAQAVSSQYPPTHWIPADRSNYTVSSRPSAYPLDFVVVHVTQEYFQDAVDIFQNPGRDVSSHYLIASADGYIAQLVREKDIAWHAGNWNYNTRSIGIEHEGWVDKPAWFTDVMYRRSAQLTAAICDRYGIPRTRDHVIGHNEVPGATHTDPGANWNWTKYMRLVRAA
- a CDS encoding ROK family protein; amino-acid sequence: MSAPSPRTQQALRQRNLSLALRAVAAGGPLSRAAVAARIGMTRAGVAAVVDELLRAGLLVELGPGRPGTVGRPGSALALNDRGPCGLGAEIGVDHLAVCAVDLSGRVRARVAADAANRDHPPGPVLERLAGLIEQVVTEVRGEGLTPTGLTVAVPGLIARDESTVVRAPNLGWQGVDLAPLLPVVPPARVGNEANLGALAEQRLEQGTAEPSGTVGDGESAAADRPPAAIPAEGGRSPGPGRNFLHVSAEIGIGAAVVMDGELLRGAHGFAGELGHVPVRPQGQPCACGGRGCLEQYAGEEAVLRASGIDPERARAAHPGPGGRIAVLAARATAGDARVRAALREAGGALGIAIAGAVNILDPETVVLGGALAGLAPWVVPAVERELGRRVADPARTVRLTVSALGADGPLLGAALSEVDAVMETPGTVAAG
- a CDS encoding SLC13 family permease, encoding MDLQLLAALVLGIATIIVIVLRTRLDAFVALLVASLVTGFVAGAPATDILDSITAGFGTTLGSIGIVIGLGVGLGKILEVSGAADALARAFVRAFGKGREPWAMGTTGAVVSIPVFCDSGYVIMNPLARSIARVKRAGYVTLALALGCGMTLTHHLVPPTPGPLGVAGILDAELGALVLAGLAFSVVLLPVVIGYARWIGPKLESEVSDEVREAVYGKAAVTAGVGAGPGSAGAPADPSTGGDGAEDPEPEPERDPAAALGTPPPGAKPHRMSPGLAVLPLLVPLLLIVANTVASAIDQSNQGAVGSDDYEPSALPKALAFIGSPVVALLIGIVLAVYVLLPRWTTRTQVSGWLSEAAASAGLIILITGAGGALGQVLRDTGVGDELAEAISSWNLPGVLVPFLIASLVRVAQGSGTVAMITAASVTAPLVDGLGISALLAALACCAGSMVFSYFNDSYFWVVTRFTGLDGIAAIRGWSGITTAVWLGSLPLLLIASTFI
- a CDS encoding four-carbon acid sugar kinase family protein — protein: MSGSAGARPGGRRAAVLVAADDLTGANATAAGFARAGLRAVTVGADQGPDVLAGLAERFDAVVVSTDSRHCPPAEAARRVAGAVRAGWPAELVGNRVDSTLRGNVGASTAALLEAVRAASGRRAVALCAPAHPEAGRHTVQGTQLLDGVRLEETELARDPRSPVPTSDVAELLRRQADLRIARVPLSVVTAETGTLQARLDKAVAEGAEVIVADALTVEHLERTAAAAVAAGGDEIVWTGVDSGPGSVALARALGITGRAAGAPVLAVSGSATALTRTQLARLRAAGPVRVVRPVTAPGSPVPEPAATAGALAAELAAAGPGEVVLLATVLDEADVVALDPADAARLPAELARTVRTALERQPIDGLFATGGDVSAALFAALGAAGLDVEEELEPLAVAGSFVGGDWAGLPVVTKGGLIGDADTTVACVAHLRRAAAAARRHVPAAGRR
- the pdxA gene encoding 4-hydroxythreonine-4-phosphate dehydrogenase PdxA encodes the protein MTRPVLAVTLGDPVGIGPEITARTLAEVAGQTGHHGIAVGDAEALRRGARAAGLDAEVRAVSGFDAEPAGPGVIDVFDTGELGADVPEWGRVDARAGRAAVTAIEVATRAALDGQVSGIVTGPINKEAIWKAGSKHLGHTEMLGELTGVTRQDTMFVVRNTAAEGHHLRIFFTTRHVALRTALDQITAERVGKSIREAVTALKVFGTESPRLAVAAINPHGGENGAFGDEEIVHLAPAVEAARAEGLDVSGPVPADSVFHQGLVGRYDGVLSHFHDQGHIPAKTYDFDGTISVTVGLPILRTSVDHGTAFDIAGTGRADHGTMLSAYLAGVDYSPFAERIRRTYG
- a CDS encoding DeoR/GlpR family DNA-binding transcription regulator, translated to MAHPTARRGTRERHEAMLRLLREGTTQVEELAAALAVSPSTVRRDLGRLTEGGRVTRTYGGAVVPEAFPERPVGESALVRLHAKAAIAEAALALVPAGGAVFVDAGTTCAALARQLLDADAHAGGSVVVTRGLETAQLLAGARDIDVVMLGGSVRPLSHGLVGPLTDLALDRLSFSVAFLGADAVDPERGVGEPTLEETAVKERVAARAHRVVVLADATKLAVDDAPAWTRLHRGWTLVTDAEAPANLEERCAAAGVTLVRAG